In Argopecten irradians isolate NY chromosome 11, Ai_NY, whole genome shotgun sequence, one DNA window encodes the following:
- the LOC138334535 gene encoding leucine-rich repeat and immunoglobulin-like domain-containing nogo receptor-interacting protein 2: MTLPSGLGYEMADAVVVVLFYILWIVHYSDALPICCKTTTIPRESHVTCSGCRLLVIPQDLPTNTTVLDLSNNNLKGLKQGSFPQLLHLKKKLNLQRNQLVRISSGAFDSVSNVEELDLSYNKLEHRSIDFSIFMSLKHLTTLKMYRNNFNLEKMYPGEVLSTLSNLRILFLDIFDGFDFNTGFSNLSQLQKLYLFATWSPGVSLNNTSFLGLKQTNITYLSIEGYIVYMEKKLFITIYKTYRFKPEKLEKNHSYAINKHALSQDIPGRDIADNIMDAIDSSRQIVFVVSYASLDREWTTFTMRLAYEYSFRIGREKMDIFILLGDIKKSEFRKLIRNSLRVIQPLRWHQECNTNMERMTGARTRFGEDCPDVFLDENRI; this comes from the exons ATGACACTTCCTAGTGGATTAGGATACGAAATGGCCGATGCAGTggttgttgttttattttatattttatggatTGTGCATTATTCAG ATGCACTTCCAATTTGCTGTAAAACCACAACTATACCAAGGGAAAGTCACGTGACATGCTCCGGATGTCGACTGCTTGTTATACCTCAAGATTTACCAACAAATACGACGGTATTGGATCTAAGTAACAACAATTTGAAAGGTTTAAAGCAAGGCTCATTTCCACAGCttctacatttaaaaaaaaaactgaatcTTCAAAGAAACCAACTCGTTAGAATATCTTCCGGAGCGTTCGATAGTGTTTCCAACGTTGAGGAACTTGACCTTTCATATAACAAGCTGGAACATCGTTCTAtagatttttcaatttttatgtcTTTGAAGCACCTAACAACATTAAAAATGTACAGAAACAATTTCAATTTGGAAAAGATGTATCCCGGAGAAGTTCTTTCAACTCTATCCAATCTTCGAATCTTATTCCTAGACATTTTCGATGGCTTCGATTTCAATACAGGGTTTTCAAACCTAAGTCAGTTACAGAAGTTATATCTGTTTGCAACATGGTCTCCCGGTGTGTCTTTGAATAATACTTCATTCCTtggtttaaaacaaacaaacataacataTCTAAGTATAGAGGGATACATCGTATATATGGagaaaaaactttttatcacCATTTACAAGACTTACAGATTTAAACCTGAAAAGTTGGAAAAGAACCATTC aTATGCAATTAATAAACATGCCCTgtcgcaa GATATACCAGGACGAGATATAGCTGATAACATCATGGACGCTATAGACTCATCACGTCAGATTGTATTTGTTGTTAGCTATGCTTCATTAGATCGAGAATGGACAACATTTACTATGAGGTTAgcttatgaatattcatttcgTATTGGACGAGAAAAAATGGATATCTTTATCCTACTGGGTGACATAAAGAAGAGCGAATTTCGAAAACTTATTCGGAACAGCTTGAGAGTCATACAACCGTTACGATGGCATCAGGAATGTAACACCAATATGGAAAGAATGACTGGTGCTAGAACAAGATTTGGGGAGGATTGTCCAGACGTATTCTTAGACGAAAATCGGATTTAA
- the LOC138335241 gene encoding toll-like receptor 6, with amino-acid sequence MDRIPYDILKNLNELEWLDMSNNQIYTLNEYEYSLLDELGLNSDNFQIVLFGNPLVCNCNNLDFLSWISTTAVVYKKDELVCSTAEGRRTKIFDFLESFDQFKDHCVSQSWLIISVTLTVICFVLIILAREAWRRSVWLRIMCRHPEESSKYTNSIYISYCSKDSSWVKNTLAPWLDEKQIDFCCDDKTFIPGRDIADNIMDAIGSSRQTLFVISYAFLEREWTTFTMKLTYEYSFRVGRENMNIFILLDDIKKSEFPKLIRHYWKSIHPLRWPKECNINLERTDCARNKFWDGLSRRIPRRKSDLKSPHVTETIL; translated from the coding sequence ATGGATCGAATTCCTTATGACATACTTAAAAACTTAAATGAACTTGAGTGGCTTGATATGAGTAATAATCAGATATATACACTCAACGAATATGAATACTCCTTACTGGATGAATTGGGATTGAATTCggataattttcaaattgtgTTATTTGGAAATCCCTTAGTGTGTAACTGTAATAATTTGGATTTCCTTTCCTGGATATCAACAACGGCAGTGGTGTATAAGAAAGATGAATTGGTGTGTTCTACCGCAGAAGGTAGACGAACGAAAATATTTGACTTCCTTGAATCATTTGACCAATTCAAGGACCATTGTGTTTCTCAGAGTTGGCTTATCATATCTGTCACTCTTACCgtaatttgttttgtgttgatCATCCTAGCAAGAGAGGCATGGCGACGTAGTGTGTGGTTACGAATTATGTGCCGTCATCCTGAAGAATCTTCTAAATATACTAACAGTAtctatatttcttattgtaGCAAAGATTCCAGTTGGGTGAAAAATACATTAGCACCCTGGTTGGATGAGAAACAAATTGACTTTTGCTGTGatgataaaacatttatacCAGGCCGAGACATAGCTGATAACATCATGGACGCTATAGGCTCATCACGTCAAACTCTATTTGTTATCAGTTATGCTTTTTTAGAACGAGAATGGACAACATTTACTATGAAATTAacttatgaatattcatttcgTGTTGGACgagaaaatatgaatatatttattttactggATGATATTAAGAAAAGTGAATTTCCAAAACTTATTCGGCACTACTGGAAATCCATACATCCGTTACGATGGCCTAAAGAATGTAACATCAATTTGGAAAGAACAGATTGTGCAAGGAACAAATTTTGGGATGGATTGTCGAGGCGTATTCCTAGAcgaaaatcggatttaaagtcTCCACATGTGACAGAGACAATTTTATAG
- the LOC138335243 gene encoding leucine-rich repeat and immunoglobulin-like domain-containing nogo receptor-interacting protein 1, whose translation MADIMVVVLFYISWIVHYSDALPACCQTTNIPGGRYMTCSGCRLLVVPQDIPNNTTVLDLSNNNLKVLKQDSFPQLLHLKKLNLQRNQLIRISPRAFDSVSNIDELDISDNKLEHFSMDVSIFISLKNLTTLKMDRNNFYFKKVYPGDVLSTLINLRILFLYIFNGFNFNTGFSNLGQLQKVYLFVGWSTGVFLKNTSFIGLKQRNITHLSIHGYIKYMEKNFLSPFTRLTDLDLQSKHRTVRDALQGLYGIRGKTMNSLSITGFSEQISSGVVLTKSDISYLATICVKKLSLVDNDIFAILML comes from the exons ATGGCCGATATAATGgttgtagttttattttatatttcatggaTTGTGCATTATTCAG ATGCACTTCCAGCTTGCTGTCAAACCACAAATATACCAGGGGGGCGTTACATGACATGCTCCGGCTGTCGTCTGCTTGTTGTACCTCAGGATATACCCAACAATACGACGGTATTGGATCTAAGTAACAACAATTTGAAAGTTTTAAAGCAGGACTCATTTCCACAGCTTTTACATTTGAAGAAACTTAATCTTCAAAGAAACCAACTCATCAGAATCTCTCCCAGAGCGTTCGATAGCGTTTCAAACATTGATGAACTTGACATCTCGGATAACAAATTGGAACATTTTTCTATGGATGTTTCGATTTTTATATCTTTGAAAAATCTAACAACATTAAAAATGGACAGAAacaatttctattttaaaaaggTGTATCCTGGTGATGTTCTGTCAACTTTAATAAATCTTCGAATTTTATTCCTTTACATTTTCAATGGCTTTAATTTCAATACAGGGTTTTCAAACCTTGGTCAGTTGCAAAAGGTATATCTTTTTGTAGGATGGTCTACCGGTGTGTTTTTGAAGAATACGTCATTCATTGGTTTAAAACAACGAAACATAACACATCTTAGTATACATGGATACATCAAATATATGGAGAAAAACTTTCTATCTCCCTTTACAAGACTTACAGACTTAGACCTGCAAAGTAAGCACAGGACTGTTCGTGATGCTCTTCAAGGACTCTACGGAATACGAGGGAAAACAATGAATTCCCTGTCAATTACAGGATTCAGTGAACAAATTTCTTCAGGTGTGGTACTGACAAAATCCGATATTTCATATCTTGCAACAATATGTGTCAAAAAGTTATCATTAgttgataatgatatttttgcaatactAATGTTGTAG
- the LOC138335240 gene encoding leucine-rich repeat-containing protein 4B-like encodes MADVKLLLTLWILLQTFLPSDALPVCCDIVGMPRETRVICSGCRLHLVPKDLPSNTTVLDLINNNIISLERDSFPDLPLLKILYLQRNNLVRIKSGAFDNVPNIEELDLADNTLEEVSIDTNVFETLKKLKSLNIQRNKFHLSKEYPGQALSTISNLEFLAIDIFEGFLFGKRFWNQTYLQKLYLSFKGKGGITLLNTSFDGVQRLNIKELYIRAPFRKIENNFLSPFVHLTTLIMINTSYKSSIHDALQGLYGIRERTMDLLTMRGFRYQFTNGEELGKSDMFNLGTICVRTLHLTYNGISIMGTDAMTAWTTKTCIEDLDLSENMFYLPQSFPLLVLFRSLTYFRATHTQIRIDRKRRSFNNEQIFFLPRNLTLIDISDNEISGPLFNVTIANDNLNVLNIGYSSKNPKCSYAVIKGLVHLKRIRHIRSRLFTSSSKYVFGNA; translated from the exons ATGGCTGACGTAAAGCTCCTTCTTACGTTATGGATACTACTGCAGACCTTCCTTCCTTCGG ATGCACTTCCGGTTTGCTGTGATATCGTTGGAATGCCTCGAGAGACCCGCGTGATATGTTCTGGATGTCGTCTGCACCTGGTACCTAAGGATTTGCCGTCAAATACGACAGTTTTGGATCTAATTAACAACAATATTATTTCTCTAGAACGGGATTCATTTCCGGATCTTCCACTGTTAAAGATATTGTATCTTCAAAGAAACAATCTGGTGAGAATCAAATCCGGAGCATTCGATAACGTCCCTAATATTGAGGAACTTGATCTCGCCGACAACACATTAGAAGAGGTTTCGATAGATACGAATGTCTTCGAAACTCTGAAAAAGCTAAAGTCATTAAACATTCAAAGAAATAAATTCCATCTCAGTAAAGAATATCCAGGACAGGCCTTGTCAACCATTTCAAATCTTGAATTTCTTGCTATAGATATTTTTGAAGGATTTTTGTTTGGAAAAAGGTTTTGGAATCAAACATATTTGCAAAAGTTATATCTCTCATTTAAAGGTAAGGGTGGCATCACGTTGTTAAATACATCATTTGACGGTGTCCAAAGATTAAATATAAAAGAACTCTATATCAGAGCCCCATTTCGGAAAATAGAAAATAACTTTCTCTCTCCGTTTGTGCATCTTACCacattgataatgataaatacAAGTTACAAATCCAGTATCCATGATGCCCTTCAGGGACTTTACGGAATACGAGAAAGAACAATGGATTTACTGACTATGAGAGGATTCCgatatcaattcacaaatggTGAGGAACTCGGGAAATCAGATATGTTTAACCTTGGGACCATTTGTGTTAGGACACTTCACTTGACCTATAATGGTATTTCTATCATGGGTACAGATGCTATGACTGCATGGACAACTAAGACATGCATCGAGGATTTAGATTTGTCAGAAAACATGTTCTACTTACCTCAATCGTTTCCTCTGCTTGTGCTCTTCCGTTCATTAACCTATTTTCGAGCGACACATACGCAGATAAGAATAGACAGAAAGCGAAGGTCTTTTAAtaatgaacaaatatttttccTTCCCAGAAATTTGACATTGATTGATATAAGTGACAACGAAATATCTGGACCATTATTTAATGTAACTATAGCAAATGATAATCTGAATGTTTTGAATATAGGATATTCCAGCAAGAATCCGAAATGTTCATATGCTGTTATCAAAGGACTGGTCCATTTAAAAAGAATTAGACATATCCGGAGTCGACTGTTCACAAGTTCATCCAAATATGTTTTTGGAAATGCCTAA